From a region of the Paenibacillus sp. R14(2021) genome:
- a CDS encoding 4-hydroxy-3-methylbut-2-enyl diphosphate reductase: MEIVKISPRGYCYGVVDAMVLALQTARNLELPRPIYILGMIVHNSHVTEAFKHEGIITLDGENRLEILEQITSGTVIFTAHGVSPEVRRRARDRGLTVVDATCPDVTKTHDLIREKVAEGYEIIYIGKKGHPEPEGAIGIAPEHVHLIEREADIDTLQLTTDQIIITNQTTMSQWDIRHLISKLLTAFPTSEIHNEICLATQVRQEAVAEQAKEAELCIVVGDPRSNNSNRLAQVSEEIAGVPAYRVSDVSEIQQHWLQGKRRVAVTSGASTPTPLTKEVILYLEQYDNEKPETWEIRRTVNMEKLLPVVRVKSSL; this comes from the coding sequence ATGGAAATTGTCAAAATATCACCGCGCGGCTATTGCTACGGCGTTGTTGATGCTATGGTTTTGGCGCTGCAAACGGCCCGTAATTTAGAATTGCCTCGGCCGATCTATATCTTGGGTATGATTGTCCATAATAGTCACGTAACAGAAGCGTTCAAGCATGAAGGCATCATTACGCTCGACGGCGAGAATCGTTTGGAAATATTAGAGCAAATTACGAGCGGCACCGTTATTTTTACCGCACACGGCGTTTCGCCTGAAGTACGCAGACGGGCGAGGGACAGAGGGCTTACAGTCGTTGACGCCACGTGCCCGGATGTTACCAAGACGCACGACCTCATACGAGAGAAGGTTGCTGAGGGCTACGAAATTATTTATATCGGAAAGAAGGGGCATCCCGAGCCGGAAGGCGCTATCGGCATTGCTCCTGAGCATGTGCATCTAATTGAACGGGAAGCGGATATCGATACGCTGCAGCTGACTACGGATCAAATCATTATTACGAACCAGACGACGATGTCGCAGTGGGATATTCGCCACTTGATCAGCAAGCTGCTGACGGCATTTCCAACGTCGGAAATTCATAACGAGATTTGTTTGGCTACGCAGGTCCGGCAGGAGGCCGTTGCCGAGCAAGCGAAGGAAGCGGAGCTCTGCATCGTCGTCGGCGATCCGAGGAGCAACAATTCCAACCGGCTTGCGCAGGTATCGGAAGAAATCGCGGGCGTCCCGGCGTATCGGGTATCGGATGTTTCGGAAATCCAGCAGCATTGGCTGCAGGGCAAGAGGCGGGTAGCGGTGACTTCCGGTGCTTCTACGCCGACTCCGCTAACGAAAGAAGTTATTTTGTATTTGGAGCAATACGACAACGAGAAGCCCGAAACATGGGAGATCCGCCGTACCGTCAATATGGAAAAACTGTTACCCGTTGTACGAGTGAAATCGTCTCTGTGA